The following proteins are co-located in the Syngnathus scovelli strain Florida chromosome 5, RoL_Ssco_1.2, whole genome shotgun sequence genome:
- the LOC125968990 gene encoding sialoadhesin-like isoform X2, with amino-acid sequence MRGTAQTLLGLLAALLLDVQVLAADGWGGRYISNTVCGLEGSTVELQCTFWHPSTDDGQNIYTTETWWHTETQWPERKQPKDLRLDPRYSGRLRLDCHRNKCKLFIRELRQSDAGNYIFRFVTSRGRGFSVKNGVALSVFDLSVKATSSTLKCDSTCFPVASPSFIWYENGTEINGASTQFHDYSSSLNSYACALRDYEQLASPPVCVLGYTDCYMVVYTSRRMCALKGSTVDIGCSYSSYYQVKSEFWYTDQPQDLTLEDRYKGRVEFPQSSYGQSTLRINNVTESDSAEYRFKFSASTFEWKGRLPGTTLTVAAAQVQVQVTNVRGKRDDVIAQLACHTTCNLEVPWSFCWFVNDQQVGDCESSQTAKPLQITLHPGDYVTCAGESNPLSISPRLYALTAPSVSQSPSGDISKGQRLTLTCTVDPSASCTYRWFKETGNSGHQSVGDKAVLVIKSSDSAEYFCTVANELGEKQSERIKVNVKYPPEDVALKAIPSAVAWEGQSVNLKCISQSNPKANYAFYKDDEPLGREPREFFNFSSISPEDAGSFHCQACNKYGCVNSTKVLLDVICPLKVMTVVCVLAGLLLLFLILVAALLLRKKMAPAAQPNASAEGSGGGPDELVYSTLAFSEPDAIYSNVTRAERRRRSEDRDEGVEYSAVNCRASRPRPEAGADADVCGALYSTVQSKRT; translated from the exons TGCTGGCGGCGGATGGCTGGGGAGGGCGCTACATTTCCAACACCGTCTGTGGCCTGGAAGGAAGCACGGTGGAGCTCCAGTGCACCTTCTGGCACCCGTCAACCGACGACGGCCAAAACATTTACACAACGGAGACTTGGTGGCACACCGAGACCCAGTGGCCAGAGAGAAAGCAGCCCAAAGATTTGCGATTGGACCCCCGATACTCCGGTCGACTGCGCCTTGACTGCCACCGGAACAAGTGCAAGTTGTTCATCCGGGAGTTGAGACAAAGCGACGCGGGCAACTACATATTCAGATTCGTCACGTCACGTGGAAGAGGCTTCAGCGTCAAGAATGGAGTCGCTCTGAGTGTCTTTG ATCTCAGCGTAAAAGCGACGAGCAGCACACTCAAGTGTGACAGCACGTGCTTTCCGGTGGCTTCTCCTTCATTCATCTGGTACGAGAATGGAACGGAAATCAATGGTGCGTCTACCCAATTCCACGATTATTCCAGCTCCCTAAACAGCTACGCATGTGCTCTACGAGACTATGAGCAGCTTGCAtctcctcccgtgt GTGTGCTAGGTTACACCGATTGCTACATGGTGGTTTACACCAGCAGACGCATGTGCGCCCTCAAAGGCTCGACAGTGGACATCGGGTGCTCTTACAGCTCCTACTACCAGGTCAAGTCCGAATTCTGGTACACAGACCAACCTCAGGACCTTACGTTGGAAGACCGCTATAAAGGTCGTGTCGAGTTCCCTCAATCAAGCTATGGACAATCGACTCTGAGGATCAACAACGTGACGGAGAGCGATTCTGCTGAGTATCGCTTTAAATTCTCTGCATCAACATTTGAATGGAAGGGTCGTTTGCCGGGAACCACTTTGACAGTCGCAG CTGCGCAGGTGCAGGTGCAGGTGACAAACGTCAGAGGTAAAagggatgacgtcatcgctcagCTGGCGTGTCACACGACATGCAACCTGGAAGTTCCTTGGTCTTTTTGCTGGTTCGTGAATGATCAGCAAGTGGGCGACTGCGAATCTTCCCAGACGGCCAAACCTCTGCAAATCACTTTACATCCCGGAGACTACGTCACCTGTGCTGGGGAAAGCAATCCGCTCAGCATCTCTCCTCGTCTGT ATGCTCTGACGGCCCCCTCAGTGTCCCAGAGTCCCTCGGGTGATATCTCGAAGGGTCAGCGGCTGACTCTGACCTGCACAGTCGACCCGTCTGCATCGTGTACATACCGGTGGTTTAAGGAGACCGGAAACTCGGGTCATCAAAGTGTGGGTGACAAAGCTGTCCTGGTCATCAAGTCTTCAGACTCTGCAGAATATTTTTGTACCGTGGCAAATGAGCTGGGGGAGAAGCAGTCAGAACGCATCAAAGTCAATGTGAAAT ATCCTCCGGAGGACGTTGCTTTGAAGGCCATTCCATCAGCAGTCGCTTGGGAGGGCCAGTCTGTGAATCTAAAGTGCATCAGTCAAAGTAATCCAAAGGCTAACTACGCGTTTTACAAGGAcgacgaaccgctgggccgggagcCGCGAGAATTTTTCAACTTCAGTTCTATCAGCCCTGAAGATGCCGGAAGCTTCCACTGCCAGGCCTGCAATAAATACGGATGCGTCAATTCTACAAAGGTTCTCCTAGACGTCATAT GTCCACTGAAGGTGATGACGGTGGTTTGCGTGCTGGCTGGCTTGCTACTCCTCTTCCTGATTCTTGTCGCCGCCCTGCTGCTCAG GAAAAAGATGGCACCAGCAGctcag CCAAACGCAAGCGCAGAAGGCAGCGGGGGCGGTCCGGACGAGCTGGTGTACTCCACGCTGGCTTTCTCCGAGCCCGATGCCATCTACTCCAACGTCACCCGGGCCGAGAGGCGCCGCCGGAGCGAGGATCGGGACGAGGGAGTGGAGTACAGTGCCGTCAACTGCCGCGCCTCCAG GCCCAGGCCGGAAGCTGGAGCGGACGCCGACGTGTGCGGCGCGCTGTACAGCACCGTGCAGTCAAAGCGCACCTga
- the LOC125968982 gene encoding venom factor-like, which produces MTGLLIMYHSLVLLKNKKKNSLPLGKHSTSTTTWLICLCALCRKKLSRIVNPKRILQTIGVIKKDPAPPPPPPPPPPPPPPPPPPSIPQEPPVVDIPRFTLVAPDLLRTDSSENIYLQAESIDSPVEVVVTVTDFTKTNMLFTDTVTLDRSNGFHALKSVQIPSDPLNRDETKNKYVIVKVKFGDHHVEERTVMVSFHSGYIFIQTDKPIYNPGDEVRLRAFVSSLSFKASNSSLTVDIQNPEGVVLKQVLRTRASSGIFSDSFYLTEMANEGMWKVIAKFDHWQQNTFTSHFEVKKYVLPAFNVTLVPNKSFLTPDDNELEVEVWARYLYGEPVQGTAYVSFGLNVNKEMRRLPSVKQVSNLEGGVVKLSVDELKAAYPDVGTWAGNSIYVKASVLTKTGSDLVEAEKTGIKIVDSPYVLTFKDTVKYFKPGLPFDFTIQVSHHDGSPARNVAVKVNLLQDPVMVSSGTARLTANMGKSQSQALVAETQQADLGAQRQAKAQMLLSPYASFSPHSPNYLYISSSSNAASPGDTLALTFTVQTAEQNVRQHLKHISYLVMNKGRLVEAQRVDVSGQLVTSARVAVTADLMPSFRVVAFYSLPTQEVVADSIWVDVTPSCLPDLSVGPVGVGPPYYTPGKNLRLRLRGPPGAGVSLLAVDNSVFLLKKERLTQSKVWETVERGDLGCTRGGGGDVRRLFGDAGLLYASSTGVRTDTRKDLRCPVSTRRRRSAQLLQRKAQLESHYKEKLSHRCCNDGLRAVRMPYSCTRRSLYITEGWECIRAFRFCCASYRGEALDTEMPSTPPPTTTPLPPTTTPRPVPTRLHLGRDIFDWGGRRTVEVVAYSNAHKTLSPRVYARGSAIAKESRVLTQHEPAERFEEGNDEYLEEEEEEEVYLEERDVYLRFRFYESWLWTEVRLPDQADADGLASAELSQPLPDSITEWGVLAVSSSPNTGFCVAEPYNIKAWKRFFVDLKLPYSVARNEQVEIKAVIHNYGDDDLHVRVVLMKTEGMCSVAFRERHTQEVTLAAGTSKAVAYTIMPLAVGRLPIEVMAVARDSMGGDRVQKLLRVVMDGVQKTKVWSAVLNPAAEGGKQSVRVGKVELEGVVPNSTPETFINVRGNVLADSIDNSIADDSLASLIRMPGGCVEQNLATITLPLIATIYLEKTDDWEAVGVERKADALKYIRRGYKNQLVYKKSEGSYPPYRREGASTWITAYVVKVFSMAYSVIGVDPQQVCDPLGFLVRNKLRLPDGRFVEDNPVYSTTMTGGMRGDDPEITLTAFVLIALAEAKQTGIRCSQQSLQEEAIISAAAFLRKALATSGRRPYTVAIASYALASAGRDPEHTVTQLLAASPDGSHWPDAHNHLFSLEASGYALLALVKMARMPEAAKVFEWINGQRRLGGGYGSTQATMVVLQALSEYLMTSRVTGDLTLNVDVKMTGRRDVRYHFDARTAYAAHSSRLPANLDLTVEATGSGQGILEVVTYYNQLHEVDQKTPCQNFELSVHLEESSEKPPADVEKYYVMTIKVRALGSSDLRMVVLDVSLPTGFTPENSDLETLSNSVDRYINNFKMVDNLSDRGSLFIHLFKVSHKEPEILIFRLQQNFKVGLLQPSSVTAYEYYNPDQRCTKTYEPARDQEHLTHICKDNICRCTQGDCCLAKTDEQRFGAGEREAFACKSLHHVFLVKVLSVQQSYYDKYELEIVRVVKLGVEAGVKAGQSRTFVSHAGCRDGLALVVGSQYLLMGPKEERWHVDTDNDSLVYTLGAGTWLERWPSPDECSGETLRDKCAKLAAAAAELSLNACRL; this is translated from the exons ATGACAGGACTTTTGATAATGTATCATAGCTTGGtgttattaaaaaacaaaaaaaaaaacagcctgccACTGGGCAAACACTCGACATCAACAACCACCTGGCTAATCTGCCTGTGCGCTCTTTGCAGAAAAAAACTTTCCAG AATTGTCAATCCAAAACGAATCTTACAAACGATCGG GGTGATTAAGAAGGACCCCGCACCGCCGCCTCCGCCACCGCCaccaccgccaccaccaccgccgccaccgccaccaAG CATTCCACAGGAGCCACCAGTGGTAGACATTCCAAG GTTTACTCTGGTGGCTCCGGACCTGCTGAGGACCGACAGCTCGGAGAACATCTACCTGCAGGCGGAAAGCATCGACAGCCCCGTGGAGGTGGTCGTCACCGTGACCGACTTCACCAAGACCAACATGCTCTTCACAGACACCGTCACGCTGGATCGGAGCAACGGCTTCCACGCCCTCAAGTCTGTCCAG ATTCCCTCCGATCCGTTGAATCGCGATGAGACAAAGAACAAGTACGTGATAGTGAAGGTGAAATTCGGAGACCACCACGTGGAGGAGCGGACCGTCATGGTGTCCTTCCACTCCGGTTACATCTTCATCCAGACGGACAAGCCCATCTACAACCCCGGAGACGAGG TGCGCCTGCGGGCGTTTGTGTCGTCGCTCTCCTTCAAGGCCTCCAACAGCTCTCTGACCGTCGACATCCAG AACCCGGAAGGAGTGGTGCTCAAGCAGGTCCTGAGGACCAGGGCCTCTTCCGGCATCTTTTCCGACTCTTTTTACCTCACGGAAATGGCCAA TGAGGGCATGTGGAAGGTGATTGCCAAGTTTGACCACTGGCAGCAGAACACCTTCACCTCCCACTTTGAGGTGAAGAAATACG TGCTGCCTGCCTTCAACGTGACCTTGGTGCCAAACAAGTCCTTCCTGACTCCGGATGACAACGAACTGGAGGTGGAGGTCTGGGCCAG GTACTTGTACGGGGAGCCGGTTCAGGGGACGGCCTACGTGTCGTTCggcctgaacgtcaacaaggagATGAGAAGGTTGCCTTCGGTCAAGCAGGTGTCCAAC CTGGAGGGCGGCGTGGTCAAGCTGAGCGTGGACGAGCTGAAGGCGGCCTACCCCGATGTCGGGACTTGGGCGGGGAACTCCATCTACGTCAAAGCGTCTGTTCTCACCAAGACGG GCAgtgacctggtggaagctgagaAGACGGGCATCAAGATTGTCGACTCTCCTTACGTCCTGACCTTTAAAGACACGGTCAAATACTTCAAACCGGGACTCCCCTTTGACTTCACC ATCCAAGTGAGCCACCACGACGGTTCCCCGGCCCGCAACGTCGCGGTGAAGGTGAACCTCCTGCAGGATCCCGTGATGGTCAGCTCGGGCACGGCCAGGCTCACCGCCAACATGGGCAAAAGTCAGAGCCAAGCCCTGGTG GCCGAGACCCAGCAGGCCGACCTCGGGGCCCAGCGGCAGGCCAAAGCCCAAATGCTCCTGTCCCCGTACGCCAGCTTCTCCCCGCACAGCCCCAACTACTTGTACATCTCCAGCAGCAGCAACGCGGCGTCTCCGGGCGACACGCTGGCTCTCACCTTCACCGTCCAAACGGCCGAGCAGAACGTCCGGCAGCACCTCAAGCACATCAGCTACCTG GTGATGAACAAAGGCCGGTTGGTGGAAGCTCAGCGAGTGGACGTGAGCGGTCAGCTGGTGACCAGCGCGCGAGTGGCGGTGACGGCCGACTTGATGCCGTCCTTCCGCGTGGTGGCCTTCTACAGCCTGCCCACCCAGGAGGTGGTGGCCGACTCCATCTGGGTGGACGTGACCCCGTCCTGCCTCCCAGAT CTCAGCGTGGGCCCGGTCGGCGTCGGGCCGCCATACTACACGCCGGGCAAGAACTTGCGGCTGCGGCTCCGAGGCCCGCCGGGGGCCGGCGTCAGCCTGCTGGCCGTGGACAACTCTGTGTTTCTGCTCAAGAAGGAGCGACTGACGCAGAGCAag GTGTGGGAGACGGTGGAGCGAGGCGACTTGGGCTGCACCCGCGGGGGAGGCGGCGATGTCAGGAGGCTCTTTGGGGACGCCGGCCTGCTCTACGCATCCAGCACCGGAGTCAGAACCGACACCAGGAAAG ACTTGCGCTGCCCCGTCAGCACCAGGAGGAGGCGCTCTGCTCAACTTTTGCAGAGGAAAGCTCAGCTGG aGAGTCACTACAAGGAGAAGCTGTCGCATCGCTGCTGCAACGACGGCCTTCGGGCCGTGCGCATGCCCTACTCGTGCACGCGGCGCTCCCTCTACATCACCGAGGGCTGGGAGTGCATCCGGGCCTTCCGCTTCTGCTGCGCCAGCTACCGAGGCGAAGCGCTGGACACGGAGATGCCCAGCACGCCGCCGCCCACCACCACCCCGCTGCCGCCCACCACCACCCCCCGACCCGTCCCCACTCGCCTCCACCTCGGCAGAGATATCTTTG ATTGGGGAGGAAGGCGCACGGTGGAAGTTGTCGCCTACAGCAACGCCCACAAGACCTTGTCGCCCAGGGTTTACGCCAGGGGATCCGCCATCGCCAAGGAGAGCCGAGTCCTCACCCAACACGAGCCAGCGGAGCGCTTTGAGGAGGGAAACGACGAGTacctggaggaggaggaagaggaggaggtgtaCCTGGAGGAGCGGGACGTGTACCTGCGCTTTCGCTTCTACGAGTCGTGGCTGTGGACCGAGGTCCGGCTGCCCGATCAGGCCGACGCCGACGG GTTGGCGTCGGCCGAGCTGAGCCAGCCTCTGCCCGACAGCATCACCGAATGGGGCGTCCTGGCCGTCAGCTCCTCGCCAAACACGG GTTTCTGCGTGGCCGAGCCGTACAACATCAAGGCGTGGAAGCGCTTCTTCGTGGACTTGAAGCTTCCGTACTCGGTGGCCAGGAACGAGCAGGTGGAGATTAAAGCCGTCATCCACAACTACGGAGACGACGATCTGCAC GTGCGGGTGGTGCTGATGAAGACAGAAGGCATGTGCAGCGTGGCCTTCCGTGAGCGCCACACTCAGGAAGTCACGCTGGCGGCGGGCACGTCCAAGGCGGTGGCCTACACCATCATGCCCCTGGCGGTGGGGCGCCTCCCCATCGAGGTGATGGCGGTGGCCCGGGACTCCATGGGCGGAGACCGCGTGCAGAAACTCCTGCGGGTGGTG ATGGACGGCGTCCAAAAGACCAAAGTCTGGAGTGCCGTCTTGAACCCGGCGGCCGAAGGAG GTAAGCAGAGCGTCCGGGTGGGCAAGGTGGAACTGGAGGGCGTGGTGCCAAACTCCACGCCAGAAACCTTCATCAACGTCCGAG gGAACGTGTTGGCCGACAGCATCGACAACTCCATCGCCGACGACTCGCTGGCGTCTCTGATCCGCATGCCGGGCGGCTGCGTGGAGCAGAACCTGGCCACCATCACGCTGCCGCTCATCGCCACCATCTACCTGGAGAAGACGGACGACTGGGAGGCGGTGGGGGTGGAGCGCAAGGCCGACGCCCTCAAATACATCAGGAGAG GCTATAAGAACCAGCTGGTCTACAAGAAGAGCGAAGGCTCCTACCCCCCCTACAGGAGGGAGGGCGCAAGCACCTG GATCACGGCGTACGTGGTGAAGGTGTTCTCCATGGCCTACTCGGTCATCGGCGTGGACCCGCAGCAAGTGTGCGACCCGCTGGGCTTCCTGGTGCGCAACAAGCTCAGATTGCCCGACGGACGCTTTGTGGAGGACAACCCCGTCTACAGTACCACCATGACT GGCGGCATGCGCGGCGACGACCCCGAGATCACGCTGACGGCGTTTGTCCTCATCGCCTTGGCCGAGGCCAAGCAGACGGGAATCCGATGCAGCCAGCAAAGTCTGCAAGAG GAGGCCATCATCAGCGCAGCGGCGTTCCTGAGGAAGGCGCTGGCAACGTCAGGCCGCCGGCCGTACACGGTGGCCATCGCTTCCTACGCGCTGGCCTCGGCAGGAAGAGACCCCGAGCACACCGTCACGCAGCTCCTCGCGGCGTCGCCCGACG GCAGCCACTGGCCAGACGCTCACAATCATCTGTTCTCGCTGGAGGCGAGCGGTTACGCCTTGCTGGCCTTGGTCAAGATGGCTCGCATGCCGGAGGCCGCCAAAGTCTTCGAGTGGATCAACGGCCAGCGCAGGCTGGGCGGAGGCTACGGTTCTACTCAG GCCACCATGGTCGTGCTGCAGGCGCTCTCCGAGTACCTGATGACGTCTCGGGTCACCGGAGACCTCACCCTGAACGTGGACGTCAAGATGACGGGCCGACGAGACGTCCGGTACCATTtcgacgccaggaccgcctacGCCGCCCACTCGTCAcgg CTTCCGGCTAATCTGGACCTGACGGTGGAGGCCACCGGCAGCGGGCAGGGGATACTGGAG GTGGTGACATACTACAACCAGCTGCATGAGGTGGACCAAAAGACACCTTGCCAAAATTTTGAGCTCAGTGTCCACCTAGAGGAATCCAGCG AAAAGCCCCCAGCAGATGTAGAGAAGTACTACGTGATGACCATCAAAGTCAG GGCGTTAGGGTCCAGCGACCTCAGGATGGTGGTGCTGGACGTTAGCCTGCCCACGGGCTTCACCCCCGAAAACTCGGACCTGGAGACG CTGTCCAATTCGGTGGACCGCTACATCAACAACTTCAAGATGGTGGACAACCTCAGCGACAGGGGCTCCCTCTTCATCCACCTCTTCAAG GTGTCCCACAAGGAACCGGAAATCCTGATCTTCAGACTCCAGCAGAACTTCAAAGTGGGCCTCCTGCAGCCCTCCTCGGTCACCGCGTACGAGTACTACAACCCCG ACCAGCGCTGCACTAAGACCTACGAGCCCGCTCGGGACCAGGAGCATCTGACGCACATCTGCAAGGATAACATCTGCCGCTGCACGCAGG GCGACTGCTGCCTGGCCAAAACTGACGAGCAGCGCTTTGGTGCCGGCGAAAGGGAGGCCTTTGCCTGCAAGTCGCTGCACCACG TTTTCCTGGTCAAGGTTTTGAGCGTCCAACAGAGCTACTACGACAAGTACGAGCTGGAGATCGTACGAGTCGTCAAACTGG GCGTGGAGGCGGGAGTGAAGGCCGGTCAGAGCAGGACCTTTGTGTCCCACGCCGGCTGCAGGGACGGCTTGGCCCTGGTGGTGGGCTCCCAATACCTGCTGATGGGACCCAAGGAGGAGCGCTGGCACGTGGACACGGACAACGACAG CTTGGTGTACACGCTGGGGGCGGGCACGTGGCTGGAGCGCTGGCCGTCGCCCGACGAATGCTCCGGTGAAACGCTGCGGGACAAATGCGCCAagctggccgccgccgccgccgagctGTCGCTCAACGCGTGTCGCTTGTGA
- the LOC125968990 gene encoding B-cell receptor CD22-like isoform X1 — MRGTAQTLLGLLAALLLDVQVLAADGWGGRYISNTVCGLEGSTVELQCTFWHPSTDDGQNIYTTETWWHTETQWPERKQPKDLRLDPRYSGRLRLDCHRNKCKLFIRELRQSDAGNYIFRFVTSRGRGFSVKNGVALSVFDLSVKATSSTLKCDSTCFPVASPSFIWYENGTEINGASTQFHDYSSSLNSYACALRDYEQLASPPVCVLGYTDCYMVVYTSRRMCALKGSTVDIGCSYSSYYQVKSEFWYTDQPQDLTLEDRYKGRVEFPQSSYGQSTLRINNVTESDSAEYRFKFSASTFEWKGRLPGTTLTVAAAQVQVQVTNVRGKRDDVIAQLACHTTCNLEVPWSFCWFVNDQQVGDCESSQTAKPLQITLHPGDYVTCAGESNPLSISPRLYALTAPSVSQSPSGDISKGQRLTLTCTVDPSASCTYRWFKETGNSGHQSVGDKAVLVIKSSDSAEYFCTVANELGEKQSERIKVNVKYPPEDVALKAIPSAVAWEGQSVNLKCISQSNPKANYAFYKDDEPLGREPREFFNFSSISPEDAGSFHCQACNKYGCVNSTKVLLDVIYGPRPPKVSAAPSGSVGVGSWVSLSCSSDANPSASYIWYRENSRVSDMAVFNISDYRAELHGEYCCQASNGVGSRNATLRLSTKASPLKVMTVVCVLAGLLLLFLILVAALLLRKKMAPAAQPNASAEGSGGGPDELVYSTLAFSEPDAIYSNVTRAERRRRSEDRDEGVEYSAVNCRASRPRPEAGADADVCGALYSTVQSKRT, encoded by the exons TGCTGGCGGCGGATGGCTGGGGAGGGCGCTACATTTCCAACACCGTCTGTGGCCTGGAAGGAAGCACGGTGGAGCTCCAGTGCACCTTCTGGCACCCGTCAACCGACGACGGCCAAAACATTTACACAACGGAGACTTGGTGGCACACCGAGACCCAGTGGCCAGAGAGAAAGCAGCCCAAAGATTTGCGATTGGACCCCCGATACTCCGGTCGACTGCGCCTTGACTGCCACCGGAACAAGTGCAAGTTGTTCATCCGGGAGTTGAGACAAAGCGACGCGGGCAACTACATATTCAGATTCGTCACGTCACGTGGAAGAGGCTTCAGCGTCAAGAATGGAGTCGCTCTGAGTGTCTTTG ATCTCAGCGTAAAAGCGACGAGCAGCACACTCAAGTGTGACAGCACGTGCTTTCCGGTGGCTTCTCCTTCATTCATCTGGTACGAGAATGGAACGGAAATCAATGGTGCGTCTACCCAATTCCACGATTATTCCAGCTCCCTAAACAGCTACGCATGTGCTCTACGAGACTATGAGCAGCTTGCAtctcctcccgtgt GTGTGCTAGGTTACACCGATTGCTACATGGTGGTTTACACCAGCAGACGCATGTGCGCCCTCAAAGGCTCGACAGTGGACATCGGGTGCTCTTACAGCTCCTACTACCAGGTCAAGTCCGAATTCTGGTACACAGACCAACCTCAGGACCTTACGTTGGAAGACCGCTATAAAGGTCGTGTCGAGTTCCCTCAATCAAGCTATGGACAATCGACTCTGAGGATCAACAACGTGACGGAGAGCGATTCTGCTGAGTATCGCTTTAAATTCTCTGCATCAACATTTGAATGGAAGGGTCGTTTGCCGGGAACCACTTTGACAGTCGCAG CTGCGCAGGTGCAGGTGCAGGTGACAAACGTCAGAGGTAAAagggatgacgtcatcgctcagCTGGCGTGTCACACGACATGCAACCTGGAAGTTCCTTGGTCTTTTTGCTGGTTCGTGAATGATCAGCAAGTGGGCGACTGCGAATCTTCCCAGACGGCCAAACCTCTGCAAATCACTTTACATCCCGGAGACTACGTCACCTGTGCTGGGGAAAGCAATCCGCTCAGCATCTCTCCTCGTCTGT ATGCTCTGACGGCCCCCTCAGTGTCCCAGAGTCCCTCGGGTGATATCTCGAAGGGTCAGCGGCTGACTCTGACCTGCACAGTCGACCCGTCTGCATCGTGTACATACCGGTGGTTTAAGGAGACCGGAAACTCGGGTCATCAAAGTGTGGGTGACAAAGCTGTCCTGGTCATCAAGTCTTCAGACTCTGCAGAATATTTTTGTACCGTGGCAAATGAGCTGGGGGAGAAGCAGTCAGAACGCATCAAAGTCAATGTGAAAT ATCCTCCGGAGGACGTTGCTTTGAAGGCCATTCCATCAGCAGTCGCTTGGGAGGGCCAGTCTGTGAATCTAAAGTGCATCAGTCAAAGTAATCCAAAGGCTAACTACGCGTTTTACAAGGAcgacgaaccgctgggccgggagcCGCGAGAATTTTTCAACTTCAGTTCTATCAGCCCTGAAGATGCCGGAAGCTTCCACTGCCAGGCCTGCAATAAATACGGATGCGTCAATTCTACAAAGGTTCTCCTAGACGTCATAT ACGGTCCTCGGCCGCCCAAGGTGTCAGCCGCACCCTCGGGTTCTGTCGGCGTGGGCTCTTGGGTCAGCCTGAGCTGCAGCAGTGATGCCAACCCCAGCGCTAGTTACATTTGGTACCGCGAGAACTCTCGCGTATCCGACATGGCCGTCTTCAACATCAGCGACTACCGAGCGGAGCTCCACGGCGAATATTGCTGCCAAGCCTCGAACGGAGTGGGGAGCCGGAACGCCACGCTGCGGCTCTCCACCAAGGCCA GTCCACTGAAGGTGATGACGGTGGTTTGCGTGCTGGCTGGCTTGCTACTCCTCTTCCTGATTCTTGTCGCCGCCCTGCTGCTCAG GAAAAAGATGGCACCAGCAGctcag CCAAACGCAAGCGCAGAAGGCAGCGGGGGCGGTCCGGACGAGCTGGTGTACTCCACGCTGGCTTTCTCCGAGCCCGATGCCATCTACTCCAACGTCACCCGGGCCGAGAGGCGCCGCCGGAGCGAGGATCGGGACGAGGGAGTGGAGTACAGTGCCGTCAACTGCCGCGCCTCCAG GCCCAGGCCGGAAGCTGGAGCGGACGCCGACGTGTGCGGCGCGCTGTACAGCACCGTGCAGTCAAAGCGCACCTga